One genomic window of Kaistia geumhonensis includes the following:
- a CDS encoding arginyltransferase has protein sequence MTHHQTETPQFFLTAPSPCPYLHGQMERKVFTHLVGARASALNEILTQGGFRRSQNIAYRPACESCKACVSVRVPVDRFVPGRGFRRVVERNRDLVGSRVEPAPTSEQYSLFRDYLDARHSEGGMADMTMLDYAMMVEDTHVETMLVEYRFRGPDSALTGRGDGALIGTALTDILSDGLSMVYSFYEPSYAERSLGSFMILDHIARARKMGLPYVYLGYWVAGSRKMAYKARYQPQEHLGAQGWEAAPPA, from the coding sequence ATGACGCATCACCAGACAGAAACGCCCCAGTTCTTCCTGACGGCGCCCTCGCCCTGCCCCTATCTGCATGGGCAGATGGAGCGAAAGGTATTCACGCATCTCGTCGGTGCCCGGGCTTCGGCGCTCAACGAAATCCTCACCCAGGGCGGCTTCCGGCGCAGCCAGAACATCGCCTATCGCCCGGCCTGCGAAAGCTGCAAGGCCTGCGTGTCGGTGCGTGTCCCCGTCGATCGCTTCGTCCCCGGCCGCGGCTTCCGCCGGGTGGTCGAGCGCAATCGCGACCTCGTCGGCAGCCGCGTCGAGCCGGCCCCGACCTCGGAGCAGTATTCGCTCTTTCGCGACTATCTCGACGCGCGCCACTCCGAGGGCGGCATGGCCGACATGACCATGCTCGACTACGCGATGATGGTCGAGGACACCCATGTCGAGACGATGCTGGTGGAGTATCGGTTCCGCGGCCCGGACAGCGCCCTGACCGGCCGCGGCGACGGCGCGCTGATCGGCACGGCGCTGACCGACATCCTCTCCGACGGCCTGTCGATGGTCTATTCGTTCTACGAGCCGAGCTATGCCGAGCGGTCGCTCGGCAGCTTCATGATCCTCGACCACATCGCCCGCGCCCGGAAGATGGGCCTGCCTTACGTCTATCTCGGCTATTGGGTCGCCGGCTCGCGCAAGATGGCCTACAAGGCCCGCTACCAGCCGCAGGAGCATCTCGGCGCGCAGGGATGGGAGGCCGCGCCGCCGGCCTGA
- a CDS encoding RDD family protein, protein MAISEPDFYVAGEFYDPAREPELYAGVLGRRMLAFIVDVVLIGVFDVIAALVVVALGLVTFGVGWFLFALPLFAIVGVLYVALTLGGPKAATPGMRLMGLTIRASDGSRIGPILAGIHVILYWASISLLTPFILLIALFSNRKRLLHDMLIGAVVLNRAPLQATGR, encoded by the coding sequence ATGGCGATTTCTGAGCCGGACTTCTATGTAGCCGGCGAATTCTATGATCCGGCGCGCGAGCCCGAACTTTATGCGGGCGTTCTCGGGCGGCGGATGCTTGCGTTCATCGTCGACGTGGTGCTGATCGGTGTTTTCGATGTCATCGCCGCCCTGGTGGTGGTCGCCCTCGGACTCGTCACGTTCGGCGTCGGCTGGTTCCTTTTCGCGCTGCCGCTCTTCGCCATCGTCGGCGTGCTGTATGTGGCGCTGACGCTTGGCGGGCCGAAGGCGGCGACGCCCGGCATGCGCCTGATGGGGCTTACGATTCGCGCCTCCGACGGCAGCCGGATCGGGCCGATACTCGCCGGGATCCATGTCATCCTCTACTGGGCGTCGATCTCGCTGCTGACGCCGTTCATCCTGTTGATCGCCCTCTTTTCCAACCGCAAGCGCCTTCTGCACGACATGCTGATCGGCGCCGTCGTCCTCAACCGCGCGCCTCTCCAGGCGACCGGCCGCTGA
- a CDS encoding glycosyltransferase family 2 protein, which yields MVSITAAAQPRLSIVAPAYNEEGCLEAFHQRASDAARAVAGDSFEIIIIDDGSRDRTFAMARDLADRDPHVVAVKLSRNFGHQLALCAGLTICRGDYILVIDADLQDPPELASEMFRVMEAERADVVYGQRRTRAGETAFKLGSAKLFYRVLRRLADVDIPADTGDFRLMTRRVCDILNAMPERYRFTRGLVSWVGFRQVPVAYDRAARHAGTTGYPLKKMIRFAVDAVTSFSILPLRVASFTGIATALVSFLAILWSLVAWMLGHTVAGWASLLSAIFLVGGIQLFVLGIIGEYLGRLYLETKRRPLFIIDEVRRAGVSTDSET from the coding sequence ATGGTCTCCATCACAGCCGCAGCCCAACCGCGCCTCTCGATCGTCGCCCCCGCCTATAACGAGGAGGGGTGCTTGGAGGCCTTCCATCAGCGGGCCTCCGATGCCGCCCGCGCCGTTGCCGGCGACAGTTTCGAAATCATCATCATCGACGACGGTTCCCGCGACCGTACCTTCGCGATGGCACGCGACCTCGCCGACCGCGATCCCCATGTGGTGGCGGTGAAGCTGTCGCGCAACTTCGGTCATCAGCTGGCGCTGTGCGCCGGCCTCACGATCTGCCGCGGCGACTATATCCTCGTGATCGACGCCGACCTGCAGGACCCGCCGGAACTCGCCTCCGAGATGTTCCGCGTCATGGAGGCGGAGCGCGCCGACGTCGTCTATGGCCAGCGCCGCACCCGCGCGGGCGAAACCGCCTTCAAGCTCGGCAGCGCCAAGCTGTTCTATCGCGTGCTGCGGCGTCTCGCCGATGTCGACATTCCCGCCGACACGGGTGACTTCCGCCTGATGACGCGCCGGGTCTGCGACATCCTCAATGCCATGCCGGAGCGGTATCGCTTCACGCGCGGTCTCGTCTCCTGGGTCGGCTTCCGCCAGGTGCCGGTCGCCTATGATCGCGCGGCGCGCCATGCCGGCACGACCGGATACCCGCTGAAGAAGATGATCCGCTTCGCCGTCGACGCGGTCACCAGCTTCTCGATCCTGCCGCTCCGCGTCGCGAGCTTCACGGGAATTGCGACGGCGCTGGTCTCGTTCCTTGCCATTCTCTGGTCGCTGGTCGCCTGGATGCTCGGCCACACCGTCGCCGGATGGGCGAGCCTCCTTTCGGCGATCTTCCTCGTGGGCGGCATCCAGCTGTTCGTGCTCGGTATCATCGGCGAATATCTCGGCCGCCTCTATCTCGAGACCAAGCGCCGCCCGCTCTTCATCATCGATGAGGTCCGGCGGGCAGGGGTGTCGACGGATTCCGAGACGTAG